A DNA window from Methanobrevibacter thaueri contains the following coding sequences:
- a CDS encoding ATP-binding protein, with product MNSITLNPDLQELYPLNEFILEELPEENLQVNLIVEEIFVNIVDYSKTEFITVNIEYEEPTLTLEFIDNGIQFNPLLKEDPETPTTIEDSQIGGLGIFLTKEMADDLYYHYANGENHLKIIKKVE from the coding sequence ATGAACTCAATAACATTAAACCCCGATTTGCAGGAATTATACCCTCTGAATGAGTTTATTTTAGAGGAACTTCCTGAAGAAAACCTTCAAGTTAATCTAATTGTTGAAGAAATATTCGTAAATATCGTTGATTACTCAAAAACAGAGTTTATAACCGTCAATATTGAATATGAAGAGCCGACTTTGACACTTGAATTTATTGACAATGGAATTCAGTTCAATCCCCTCTTAAAAGAGGATCCTGAAACTCCAACAACAATCGAGGACAGTCAAATCGGAGGGCTTGGAATTTTTTTAACAAAAGAAATGGCAGATGATTTATATTATCATTATGCAAACGGTGAAAATCACTTGAAAATTATCAAAAAAGTGGAATAA
- a CDS encoding STAS domain-containing protein, with the protein MNIDKNYNDKELTLTVEGRIDTLTSKELEEEITAEMGNFDSLILDFADLEYISSAGLRVLISTQKKLKADNIPMIIKNVTDSVNEIFRMSGFDKILKIE; encoded by the coding sequence ATGAATATAGACAAAAACTATAACGACAAAGAATTAACATTAACTGTTGAAGGCCGCATTGATACGCTCACTTCTAAAGAGTTGGAAGAGGAAATTACTGCAGAAATGGGCAATTTTGACTCTTTAATACTCGATTTTGCAGATTTGGAATATATTTCAAGTGCAGGCCTTAGAGTTTTAATATCAACACAAAAAAAATTAAAAGCAGACAATATTCCAATGATTATTAAAAACGTTACCGATTCCGTTAATGAAATATTCAGAATGTCCGGTTTTGATAAGATTCTGAAGATAGAATGA
- a CDS encoding manganese-dependent inorganic pyrophosphatase, which produces MVETYVFGHKSPDSDSITSSLVMTNLEHELGNADAKAYRLGNINKETEFILNYLGMEAPELLEGVEDGADVILVDHNSPAESVDNLENANILKVVDHHKLALETSYPLFLRFEPVGCTETILCKLYEENGVEITKEIATLMLSAIISDTLLLKSPTTTEDDKLAVAKLAEIAGIDYEEYGLEMLKAGTDLSSFSIDEILALDAKQIDFKDVKSIVNQVNTADISDVMAMKDDLEEGMSKIIEEEDLDLFMLLITDIVNSNSQVIALGKSACLVEKAYGVKLEDNTVLLEGVVSRKKQVVPIMTENA; this is translated from the coding sequence ATGGTTGAAACTTATGTTTTTGGACATAAAAGTCCAGATAGTGATTCAATTACTTCCAGTTTAGTAATGACTAACTTGGAACATGAATTGGGAAATGCTGATGCTAAAGCTTATAGATTAGGTAATATTAATAAGGAAACAGAATTCATCTTGAATTATTTGGGCATGGAAGCCCCTGAACTTTTGGAAGGTGTCGAAGATGGCGCTGATGTGATTCTGGTTGACCACAACTCCCCTGCCGAATCAGTGGACAACCTTGAAAACGCAAACATTCTAAAAGTCGTTGACCATCATAAATTAGCATTGGAAACATCATATCCATTATTCTTAAGATTTGAGCCTGTAGGTTGTACTGAAACAATCTTATGTAAATTGTATGAGGAAAACGGTGTGGAAATCACTAAGGAAATTGCCACATTGATGTTATCCGCAATCATTTCAGACACCCTGCTTTTAAAATCCCCAACCACCACCGAAGACGATAAGTTGGCTGTTGCGAAACTCGCAGAAATTGCCGGAATCGACTATGAGGAATACGGTTTGGAAATGCTTAAGGCTGGAACTGACTTGAGCAGCTTTTCAATCGATGAGATTTTGGCATTGGATGCAAAGCAAATCGATTTCAAGGATGTAAAGTCAATTGTAAACCAGGTCAACACCGCCGACATCTCAGATGTGATGGCAATGAAGGATGACCTTGAAGAGGGAATGAGCAAAATAATTGAGGAAGAGGATTTGGATCTGTTCATGCTTTTAATCACTGATATTGTCAACAGCAATTCACAGGTCATCGCTTTGGGTAAAAGTGCATGTCTCGTTGAAAAGGCATACGGCGTCAAACTGGAAGACAATACTGTTTTGCTTGAAGGCGTGGTTTCCCGTAAAAAACAAGTGGTCCCAATCATGACAGAAAATGCATAA